One Chloroflexota bacterium DNA window includes the following coding sequences:
- a CDS encoding SWIM zinc finger family protein translates to MILPKLTESIIRAAATPQSFERGQDYYQRDAISNPAVLESTLMGDCEGTQSPYYRVRVTLDSAGIRAGQCTCPYEGGGLCKHVVALLLTYAHHPKRFVVRQEPSALLAELDRDALIILLTQLLRERPELYDVVEAAIAKPEPTGKRGKARRQKVDADVYRRQVIGILHSLDGMRASEAYWHVDGLTGQLDQVLETAVKFLDAEDPETALEILLALVEEAGRAIEYIDDSDGYFGDFMSGLGQPLAEVVLSLDLSAVQRDALVRRIEAQTRYLSDYGMDEGLDLAIRAARAGWDTESAPASNDIHRGRDTAEEEADEEEPAYFGSGANPFGDLTDAKLNVLKRQGRTADYLALCKQTDRHLRYALMLCDLERVPEAITYATRHFDSAPEAHALAAHLRELGHIDDAIAMGERGLNLAGAKLLLAQWLAPIEEAQGRTQPALRAWQAAFAEHPTLTAYETLKRLAGTSWRKLQPQVMQALRMTGTALTLAQVLLVEEAWDEAITVAERRDAWYDVIETVADGVIGHRAEWVAQMSIKQAERLMERADSSKYVYAANWLTRAKDAYTRLDQASEWQAYLEKVKQTYKRRPALQAQLRRL, encoded by the coding sequence ATGATTCTGCCGAAACTGACCGAGTCCATAATTCGTGCCGCCGCAACGCCGCAAAGCTTCGAGCGCGGACAAGACTACTACCAGCGCGACGCGATCTCGAACCCGGCGGTGCTGGAGAGTACGCTGATGGGCGACTGCGAAGGCACGCAATCGCCCTACTACCGCGTCCGCGTGACGCTTGACTCGGCCGGTATTCGCGCCGGTCAATGCACGTGTCCTTACGAGGGCGGCGGGTTGTGCAAGCATGTTGTCGCGCTGCTGCTGACGTACGCGCATCACCCCAAACGATTCGTCGTGCGGCAGGAGCCTTCCGCCTTGTTAGCCGAGCTCGATCGGGACGCCCTCATCATTCTGTTGACGCAGTTGCTGCGCGAGCGGCCCGAGTTGTATGACGTGGTCGAAGCCGCCATTGCGAAACCGGAACCCACCGGCAAGCGCGGAAAAGCGCGACGCCAGAAAGTGGATGCCGACGTGTATCGCCGCCAGGTCATCGGCATCCTGCACAGCCTCGACGGCATGCGCGCCTCCGAAGCGTACTGGCACGTGGATGGGTTGACCGGTCAACTAGATCAGGTGCTAGAGACTGCCGTCAAGTTCCTCGATGCCGAGGATCCGGAGACAGCGCTCGAAATCCTGCTGGCGCTGGTCGAGGAAGCCGGGCGCGCCATCGAATACATCGACGACTCGGACGGCTATTTCGGCGATTTCATGAGCGGGCTGGGGCAACCGCTGGCGGAGGTCGTCTTGAGTTTAGACTTGAGCGCAGTCCAGCGCGACGCGCTCGTGCGCCGGATCGAGGCGCAGACGCGCTATCTGTCCGACTACGGCATGGATGAGGGTCTCGACCTCGCCATCCGGGCTGCACGGGCGGGATGGGACACGGAGAGCGCGCCAGCCAGCAACGACATACATCGTGGGCGGGACACGGCTGAGGAAGAAGCGGACGAAGAGGAACCGGCCTATTTCGGATCGGGCGCGAACCCGTTTGGCGATCTGACCGATGCCAAACTCAACGTCCTGAAACGCCAGGGACGCACCGCCGATTACCTCGCGCTCTGCAAGCAAACAGACCGCCACCTGCGCTACGCGCTCATGCTGTGCGATCTGGAGCGCGTGCCAGAAGCCATCACGTACGCAACCAGGCACTTCGATTCGGCGCCGGAAGCGCACGCCCTGGCGGCGCATTTGCGCGAGTTGGGACACATCGACGACGCAATCGCCATGGGCGAGCGCGGTCTGAATTTGGCCGGCGCCAAACTGCTGCTGGCGCAATGGCTCGCGCCGATTGAGGAAGCGCAGGGACGCACGCAACCTGCGCTGCGGGCGTGGCAGGCGGCGTTCGCCGAACACCCCACGCTGACCGCGTATGAGACGTTGAAACGACTGGCGGGAACGTCGTGGCGGAAACTGCAACCGCAGGTCATGCAGGCGCTGCGGATGACAGGCACCGCGTTGACGCTAGCTCAGGTCTTGCTGGTGGAGGAAGCGTGGGACGAAGCAATCACGGTAGCGGAACGGCGCGACGCATGGTACGATGTGATTGAAACCGTCGCCGATGGGGTCATCGGCCACCGCGCCGAATGGGTCGCGCAGATGAGCATCAAGCAAGCCGAGCGCTTGATGGAAAGGGCGGATAGCAGCAAGTATGTCTATGCAGCCAACTGGCTGACGAGGGCGAAAGACGCCTACACACGGCTTGACCAGGCTTCGGAATGGCAGGCTTATCTGGAGAAGGTGAAGCAGACGTACAAGCGGCGCCCGGCGCTGCAAGCGCAACTGCGCCGGCTATAG
- a CDS encoding DUF2293 domain-containing protein, which translates to MPVGNNRALCLSCADLDHLLFLAAGDAALTRRARKHSALSAVVLKWSRARKRYERQGLLIEPQALEQAERECLADADARALRQEREAVRRAALDQAFVERFAARVRELFPRCPPGRETIIAEHACLKYSGRVGRTAAAKELDETAVRLAVIAHIRHSETEYGRLLGQGRERTEARAAVESEVARVLAHWEAG; encoded by the coding sequence ATGCCGGTCGGGAACAATCGCGCACTGTGCTTGAGTTGCGCCGATCTCGACCACCTCCTCTTCCTGGCGGCGGGCGATGCCGCGCTCACGCGCCGGGCGCGCAAGCACTCGGCGCTGTCGGCGGTCGTCCTGAAGTGGAGCCGCGCCCGCAAACGCTACGAACGGCAGGGCCTGCTGATCGAGCCGCAGGCGCTGGAGCAAGCCGAGCGCGAGTGCCTGGCGGACGCCGACGCCCGGGCGCTCCGCCAGGAGCGCGAGGCGGTGCGCCGCGCGGCACTCGACCAGGCATTCGTGGAGCGCTTTGCCGCGCGCGTGCGCGAACTATTTCCGCGCTGTCCACCCGGGCGGGAAACCATCATCGCCGAGCATGCGTGCCTCAAGTACAGCGGGCGCGTCGGTCGCACGGCCGCGGCGAAGGAGTTGGACGAAACAGCGGTGCGCCTGGCAGTGATCGCGCACATCCGCCACAGTGAGACCGAGTACGGGCGCCTGCTGGGACAAGGGCGCGAGCGGACGGAGGCGCGCGCGGCTGTTGAGAGCGAGGTTGCCCGGGTGCTGGCACACTGGGAAGCGGGCTAG
- a CDS encoding DEAD/DEAH box helicase: protein MSDIEVQIARRRQRALEEIKRVTNRGTHPLFSTFDVQSVSGRDYAVTIRSLTERRNSCTCPDYQTNLIGTCKHIEGVLAHLRKRHARQLDELAAQKPHTTEVFLHYDEDIKVHVSLPLPRSAALRDLLKRYFDSAGQLQGQALQMLPALLDELNALPARMKPLLLVDQSVRAHLALLQDQAEVDRQKEWFLEQVAHGNRSLTVLNSPLYPYQERGALHLAFGGRTLLADDMGLGKTVQAIAASALLQQLRDIRRVLIVTPASLKHQWAREIRRFSALPATVVQGGLALRRAQYGADSFFTIINYELVRRDLAELERLGPDLIILDEAQRIKNWRTKTADAVKRLRSRYAFVLTGTPLENRLDELYSIFQFINPRILGPLWHFNDRFFELEERDDHSYKVLGYKNLDELRGTIAPYVLRRTRDEVLRDLPPRVDNNYFVEMTPPQLQAYDGFKETLAKLLSMSKRRPLTPKEQVLLLRALIKMRLICNALALHDKTIPAADREKTAPKLRELHHILEEQIASNGHKAIVFSQWEGMLDLTRPIMTRLGLGHVKLAGSVPTAKRGPIVDRFLNDKACKVFLSTDAGGVGLNLQAADLVINLDLPWNPAVLEQRIGRAHRHGQLNTVHVVNLIAQGTIEERMLDTLAAKRNVFGSVFGTADAPNAISFRDAGQGLLKRLDSMLDSESKPADEPEPVDEERHAAAAATAEVARDVPAHATPSFDVGLPGRRSLPPAPAAAPASPTVAGFAAALVARYPGRILLVRHAPVSGSVLVVVDREPAEFRRTVEAFAGEYFAPSAPLIHLMEQEGYRAFAAFAPPDALNAASGADVWRAPALPPLADSRAQSEQQVARARQAFDFAAKRLHLAEVVLRGGFPEEAVRPIRDALGWALSAHLLLASARESADGSPTAGRVEPSADLPTARVVQAALVEPGYITDDLAARLARARELTEPTAAGESAPLSVRSAESLLVGVNQLIDAGRQRVVSQSL from the coding sequence ATGAGCGATATCGAAGTCCAGATCGCGCGCCGCCGGCAGCGCGCGCTGGAGGAAATCAAGCGTGTCACCAATCGCGGCACGCACCCCTTGTTCAGCACGTTCGACGTGCAATCCGTGTCGGGGCGCGACTACGCCGTGACCATCCGGTCGTTGACCGAGCGCCGCAATTCGTGCACTTGTCCGGACTATCAGACCAATCTGATCGGCACGTGCAAACACATTGAGGGCGTGCTGGCCCACCTGCGCAAGCGTCACGCCAGGCAGCTTGATGAGCTGGCCGCGCAGAAGCCGCACACCACCGAGGTCTTCCTGCACTATGACGAAGATATCAAAGTGCACGTTTCACTACCGCTGCCGCGCTCGGCTGCGCTGCGCGATCTGCTCAAGCGCTATTTCGACTCCGCCGGTCAGTTGCAGGGGCAGGCGCTTCAGATGCTTCCCGCATTGCTCGACGAGTTGAACGCGCTCCCCGCGCGAATGAAACCGTTGCTGCTGGTCGATCAGTCGGTGCGCGCGCATCTCGCGCTGCTGCAAGACCAGGCCGAAGTGGACAGGCAGAAAGAGTGGTTCCTGGAACAGGTGGCGCACGGCAATCGCTCGCTCACCGTCCTCAACTCGCCGCTCTATCCTTACCAGGAGCGCGGCGCGCTGCATCTGGCGTTTGGCGGGCGGACGCTGCTGGCCGACGACATGGGGCTCGGCAAGACGGTGCAAGCCATCGCCGCCAGCGCCTTGCTGCAGCAGTTGCGCGACATCCGCCGCGTGCTCATTGTCACGCCGGCCTCGCTCAAGCACCAGTGGGCGCGCGAAATTCGCCGCTTCAGCGCGCTACCTGCAACGGTGGTGCAGGGCGGACTGGCCCTGCGGCGCGCCCAGTACGGCGCCGACAGCTTCTTTACGATCATCAACTATGAGCTTGTGCGGCGCGATCTGGCCGAACTCGAACGGCTGGGCCCCGATCTCATTATTCTCGACGAGGCGCAGCGCATCAAGAACTGGCGCACCAAAACAGCCGATGCCGTCAAGCGGCTGCGCAGCCGATACGCGTTTGTGCTGACCGGTACGCCGCTGGAGAACCGCCTGGACGAGCTGTACAGCATCTTCCAGTTCATTAACCCACGTATCCTCGGCCCACTCTGGCACTTCAATGATCGCTTCTTCGAGCTCGAGGAACGCGACGACCATTCGTACAAAGTACTGGGCTACAAGAACCTCGACGAACTGCGCGGCACGATCGCTCCATACGTCCTCCGCCGCACGCGCGACGAGGTGCTGCGCGACCTGCCGCCGCGCGTGGACAACAACTACTTCGTCGAAATGACGCCGCCGCAACTGCAGGCCTATGACGGCTTCAAAGAGACGTTGGCCAAGCTGTTATCCATGTCGAAGCGACGCCCGCTCACGCCCAAAGAGCAGGTCTTGCTGCTGCGCGCGCTGATCAAGATGCGGCTGATCTGCAACGCCCTTGCGCTGCACGACAAGACCATCCCCGCCGCCGACCGCGAAAAGACCGCGCCCAAGCTGCGCGAACTGCATCACATCCTCGAGGAGCAGATCGCGAGCAACGGCCACAAAGCCATTGTGTTCAGCCAGTGGGAAGGGATGCTCGACCTCACCCGCCCAATCATGACCCGGCTCGGGCTGGGCCATGTGAAACTGGCCGGCTCGGTGCCAACCGCCAAACGCGGGCCGATTGTCGACCGCTTCCTGAATGATAAGGCCTGCAAAGTCTTTTTGTCCACCGACGCGGGCGGCGTGGGGCTGAACCTGCAGGCGGCGGATCTGGTCATCAATCTTGATCTGCCGTGGAATCCAGCCGTGCTCGAGCAGCGCATCGGGCGCGCGCACCGCCACGGCCAACTGAACACGGTGCACGTCGTCAATCTGATCGCGCAGGGCACCATCGAAGAGCGTATGCTCGACACCCTGGCAGCCAAGCGCAACGTCTTTGGCAGTGTGTTTGGCACGGCCGATGCCCCGAACGCGATCTCGTTCCGCGATGCGGGCCAGGGCCTGCTCAAACGGCTGGACAGCATGCTGGACTCGGAGTCTAAACCGGCCGACGAGCCGGAGCCAGTAGACGAAGAGCGCCACGCTGCTGCGGCCGCAACCGCTGAAGTCGCACGCGACGTGCCAGCCCATGCCACGCCATCGTTCGACGTCGGGCTGCCCGGTCGCCGCAGCCTCCCGCCGGCGCCCGCCGCCGCACCGGCGTCTCCGACCGTTGCGGGCTTCGCCGCCGCGCTGGTGGCGCGTTATCCCGGACGCATCCTTCTCGTGCGGCACGCACCGGTCAGCGGCAGCGTGCTCGTCGTGGTGGATCGTGAGCCGGCCGAATTCCGGCGCACCGTCGAGGCGTTTGCCGGCGAGTATTTCGCGCCGTCCGCGCCTCTGATCCATTTGATGGAGCAGGAAGGCTATCGCGCGTTCGCCGCGTTCGCGCCGCCGGACGCGCTCAACGCGGCGTCCGGGGCAGACGTCTGGCGCGCACCGGCATTGCCCCCGTTGGCCGACAGCCGTGCGCAGTCCGAGCAGCAGGTAGCCAGGGCGCGCCAGGCTTTTGACTTTGCCGCCAAGCGCTTGCACCTGGCGGAGGTCGTATTGCGTGGCGGCTTTCCGGAGGAGGCCGTGCGTCCCATACGCGATGCGCTTGGATGGGCGCTGTCGGCGCATCTGCTGTTGGCTTCGGCGCGCGAGAGCGCCGACGGGTCGCCGACGGCGGGCCGTGTTGAGCCATCGGCCGATCTGCCGACGGCGCGCGTCGTCCAAGCCGCGTTGGTGGAACCAGGCTATATCACAGACGACCTGGCGGCGCGTCTTGCGCGAGCGCGCGAGTTGACCGAGCCAACCGCAGCCGGCGAGAGCGCTCCCCTTTCGGTGCGCAGCGCCGAATCGCTGCTCGTCGGCGTAAACCAACTCATCGACGCAGGCCGGCAGCGCGTGGTATCACAGAGCCTGTAG
- a CDS encoding PD-(D/E)XK nuclease family protein — MAADLLLAPAIGGKTAYAIARIHAVRRAEPLAAIWVILPSNVQVAAFRRRLAAEPVMPAPAHLGGALGVRLGTFYAVYAELLAEAGTLVACLDEPVLYRLLRDVVADLHARGELEFFARVRDKPGFIRLLHATIQELKRARLAPETFASKVQGREARLGELARIYAGYQARLLASDWVDDEGRGWLAALALQRDPLLARSWRLLVVDGFDEFNSTQLEVMRLLASSVPETLITMTGADRERLAHRRFARARRQLEATLDLRRVPDSRAVTPAATPELARLEAALFERPSDVVVASAGAPHQPPAIEFVRAATRATETRAALRWIKARIVRDGCAPRETALLARDGTPYRALIEETAGEFGLPVRFMDSADLIANPAIAALIGLLALPLEDYPHRAVVDAWRSPYFDWSAQGIVTGDAERLDAVARRGQVSAGRAQWQDTLARLAQAPPDDDGREDDEAPLAAPAGAAAAALRRTFDAFCARLETPGPAATFRDHAAWIEALIGPDPDLPTAAGTDPGLQVVARARAAAATAERDVAALRAFKDVLRALVLGQSVQSAGQRPVAYAEFWTELRGAVEAATVHTPPPPGHDHVVVTSALGARGLSFRAVALLGMAEGEFPRASVEDPLLTDADRAWLGLAPRLSGDEVTIFYEAVTRAREHLLLTRPDLADDGQPWEPSPYWLHVRERIAPHAPETRATDSVPLDDCASVAEWVSQAAAAEWAPPTAGVKDWAADVPSRLQAAAHGAAVLAARLSTGALSPFDGDLSTLHKRLAADYPPTRAWSASRLETYGACGYSFFAAHALELEPRPAPEAGYDARQFGSMLHAVLEQLYQSSGDAADVEALLAALPAVARAVFDSAPERYGFRPSALWQQQRRELEALLADSVRALAAFNGGWTPVRFELAFGIGETPPLVVQRDGTEVRLRGYIDRVDRHASGALRVIDYKTGSTPIRDRDLQSGVRLQLPLYAQALRAAGLDESVASGFYWHVGAAKPSSLQLEMYPGGVDAALDIAAQYAVRHVSRALAGDFAPRPPADGCPVWCPAAAFCWHYRPRRH, encoded by the coding sequence ATGGCCGCAGACCTCCTCCTCGCGCCCGCCATCGGCGGCAAGACGGCCTATGCGATTGCCCGCATTCACGCCGTGCGCCGCGCCGAACCGCTTGCAGCGATCTGGGTCATCCTGCCCAGCAACGTGCAGGTCGCCGCCTTTCGCCGGCGGCTGGCGGCCGAGCCGGTGATGCCCGCTCCCGCGCATCTCGGCGGCGCGCTGGGCGTGCGGCTGGGCACGTTCTACGCGGTCTATGCCGAACTGCTGGCCGAGGCGGGAACGCTGGTGGCATGTCTGGACGAGCCGGTGCTCTATCGCCTGCTGCGCGATGTGGTGGCCGATCTGCATGCGCGCGGCGAACTGGAGTTCTTTGCCCGCGTGCGCGACAAGCCTGGCTTTATCCGCCTGCTGCATGCCACGATTCAGGAGTTGAAGCGCGCGCGCCTGGCCCCCGAAACGTTCGCCAGCAAGGTACAGGGCCGGGAAGCGCGTCTGGGCGAACTCGCGCGGATTTATGCCGGCTACCAGGCGCGCTTGCTGGCTTCCGATTGGGTCGATGACGAGGGCCGCGGCTGGCTGGCGGCGCTTGCTCTGCAGCGCGACCCGCTGCTGGCCCGCTCCTGGCGGCTGCTCGTGGTCGACGGGTTCGACGAATTCAACTCCACGCAGCTTGAGGTCATGCGCTTGCTCGCGTCATCCGTGCCCGAAACGCTGATCACCATGACCGGCGCCGATCGTGAGCGCCTGGCGCACCGCCGTTTCGCGCGCGCCCGCCGCCAACTGGAGGCAACGCTCGACCTCCGGCGCGTGCCGGACAGCCGGGCGGTCACCCCCGCCGCGACACCGGAGCTGGCGCGGCTGGAAGCAGCGCTATTCGAACGGCCGTCCGACGTGGTAGTCGCAAGCGCGGGTGCGCCGCATCAGCCGCCCGCGATCGAGTTCGTGCGCGCGGCCACCCGCGCCACGGAGACGCGCGCCGCGTTACGCTGGATCAAAGCGCGCATCGTGCGCGACGGCTGCGCCCCGCGCGAAACGGCGCTGCTGGCGCGCGACGGCACCCCGTATCGCGCACTGATCGAGGAGACGGCCGGCGAATTCGGTCTGCCGGTGCGGTTCATGGATAGCGCCGACCTGATCGCGAATCCGGCGATCGCGGCGCTGATCGGCCTGCTCGCGCTGCCGCTGGAGGATTACCCCCACCGCGCCGTGGTCGACGCGTGGCGCAGCCCCTATTTCGACTGGAGCGCACAGGGTATTGTGACGGGCGACGCGGAGCGACTGGATGCCGTGGCGCGCCGGGGTCAGGTCAGCGCCGGCCGGGCGCAGTGGCAGGACACGCTGGCGCGTCTCGCGCAGGCGCCGCCGGATGACGACGGGCGCGAGGACGATGAGGCTCCGCTGGCCGCGCCGGCCGGTGCGGCGGCGGCGGCCCTGCGGCGCACATTCGACGCCTTCTGCGCGCGGCTGGAGACGCCGGGGCCGGCCGCCACCTTCCGCGACCACGCGGCGTGGATCGAGGCGCTGATCGGCCCCGACCCCGATCTGCCCACCGCGGCCGGCACCGACCCGGGCCTGCAAGTCGTCGCGCGTGCGCGAGCGGCTGCGGCGACCGCCGAGCGCGACGTAGCCGCCCTGCGCGCGTTCAAAGACGTGCTGCGCGCACTGGTGCTGGGCCAGTCGGTGCAGAGCGCCGGGCAGCGACCGGTCGCCTACGCCGAGTTCTGGACGGAGTTGCGCGGCGCGGTCGAGGCCGCCACGGTTCACACGCCTCCGCCGCCCGGGCACGATCATGTGGTCGTCACATCGGCGCTCGGCGCGCGCGGACTGTCGTTTCGAGCGGTCGCGTTGCTCGGCATGGCCGAGGGCGAGTTCCCGCGCGCGTCCGTCGAAGATCCGCTGCTGACCGACGCCGACCGCGCATGGCTCGGACTGGCGCCGCGCCTTTCGGGCGATGAGGTCACGATCTTCTACGAAGCCGTGACACGTGCGCGCGAGCATCTGCTGCTCACGCGCCCCGATCTGGCCGACGACGGCCAGCCATGGGAACCGTCGCCGTACTGGCTGCATGTGCGCGAGCGGATCGCCCCGCACGCGCCGGAGACGCGGGCGACGGACAGCGTGCCGCTCGACGATTGCGCTTCCGTGGCGGAATGGGTTAGCCAGGCCGCCGCGGCCGAATGGGCGCCGCCGACCGCCGGCGTCAAGGATTGGGCTGCGGACGTGCCGTCCCGCCTGCAAGCCGCCGCACACGGCGCCGCGGTGCTGGCGGCGCGGCTTTCAACCGGTGCGCTCAGCCCGTTCGACGGCGACCTGTCGACCCTGCATAAGCGGCTCGCGGCGGACTATCCGCCCACCCGCGCATGGAGCGCCAGCCGCCTCGAGACATACGGCGCCTGCGGCTACAGCTTTTTCGCAGCCCACGCACTGGAACTGGAGCCGCGCCCGGCGCCCGAGGCCGGCTACGACGCGCGCCAGTTCGGTTCCATGCTGCACGCCGTGCTCGAACAGTTGTATCAATCCAGCGGCGACGCGGCCGATGTCGAGGCACTGCTGGCGGCCCTGCCGGCTGTGGCGCGCGCCGTGTTCGATAGCGCACCGGAGAGGTACGGCTTCCGCCCGTCGGCGCTCTGGCAGCAGCAGCGCCGCGAACTGGAAGCGCTGCTGGCCGACAGCGTGCGCGCGCTGGCCGCGTTCAACGGCGGCTGGACGCCCGTGCGCTTCGAGCTCGCCTTTGGCATCGGCGAAACGCCGCCGCTCGTCGTACAGCGCGACGGCACGGAGGTCCGCCTGCGCGGCTATATCGACCGCGTCGACCGGCACGCCTCCGGCGCCCTGCGCGTGATCGACTACAAGACCGGCTCGACGCCAATTCGCGACCGCGACCTGCAGAGCGGCGTGCGCCTGCAACTGCCGCTGTACGCGCAGGCGCTTCGCGCGGCAGGGTTGGATGAGTCCGTGGCGTCCGGTTTCTACTGGCACGTCGGCGCGGCCAAGCCCAGCAGTTTGCAGTTGGAGATGTATCCGGGCGGCGTTGATGCGGCGCTGGACATCGCTGCGCAATACGCCGTAAGGCACGTGTCGCGCGCGCTGGCCGGCGACTTCGCCCCCCGTCCCCCGGCCGACGGCTGCCCGGTCTGGTGCCCGGCCGCCGCGTTCTGCTGGCACTACCGCCCCAGGCGACATTGA